One Brassica napus cultivar Da-Ae chromosome C2, Da-Ae, whole genome shotgun sequence DNA window includes the following coding sequences:
- the BNAC02G22210D gene encoding uncharacterized protein BNAC02G22210D, with amino-acid sequence MTTVSGAVVPPFVAPPIRRPVSRHHLSLTKVPKAGLRRRKQLGIALAAVTASESSPSEGTYDPELRLVFELATDSELYELENILFGPSYFSPLLKSIPNKGGGGERLMIGEDIQVRDGFIQSLESRFLFLAADARSTLRGWRPSYRNVLLAVRNKLSIPCSSHLPTEDLEVEIFLFLVDNFSSEASGIFPGLWDSSQASEVQGSLEVGLSKWKVELLAALEVGASEVQSMILKGGGMITFAKIYQLLAKKLSGKVILEAANYQIRREMLKKGGQLAAINLESRAALLAAKHGFVGAASRYLGLRTVMQLVGPMMWGTLLADLVIQMLETDYARILRAIYAFAQIRITRTYRLPCK; translated from the exons ATGACCACAGTCTCCGGCGCCGTCGTTCCACCGTTTGTAGCACCTCCGATTCGTCGCCCAGTCTCTCGTCATCATCTGAGTCTGACcaag GTTCCTAAAGCCGGCTTGCGGAGGAGGAAACAGCTCGGAATTGCTTTAGCGGCGGTTACGGCTTCGGAATCATCACCATCGGAAG gcaCGTATGATCCGGAGCTCCGTTTGGTTTTCGAGCTCGCCACAGATTCTGAGCTGTACGAGCTTGAGAATATCCTCTTTGGTCCCAG CTACTTTAGCCCTTTGTTGAAATCAATCCCTAACAAAGGAGGAGGAGGTGAGAGGTTGATGATAGGGGAAGATATTCAGGTGCGAGATGGTTTTATCCAATCTCTTGAATCTAGATTCTTGTTTCTCGCTGCAGATGCTCGCTCCACTCTCAG GGGTTGGAGGCCTTCATACAGAAACGTTTTACTTGCGGTGAGAAATAAACTGAGCATTCCCTGCTCCAGCCACTTGCCAACCGAGGATCTCGAAGTtgagatttttctttttcttgttgaCAATTTCTCTAG TGAAGCATCAGGGATATTCCCTGGCTTGTGGGATAGTTCTCAAGCATCGGAGGTACAGGGAAGCTTAGAAGTTGGGCTCAGTAAATGGAAAGTTGAACTACTTGCTGCTCTAGAAGTAGGTGCTTCAGAGGTCCAATCTATGATTCTCAAG GGTGGTGGGATGATCACATTTGCCAAGATTTATCAGTTG TTGGCTAAGAAACTATCTGGAAAAGTAATCCTTGAAGCCGCCAACTACCAGATAAGGAGAGAGATGCTGAAAAAG GGTGGACAGTTAGCTGCCATTAACTTGGAATCACGAGCAGCTCTGCTTGCAGCAAAACAT GGGTTTGTAGGAGCTGCATCCAGATACCTTGGCTTAAGAACAGTGATGCAATTAGTCGGCCCAAT GATGTGGGGGACGTTACTGGCAGATTTGGTTATTCAGATGCTTGAAACTGACTACGCTAGAATCTTACGAGCAATTTACGCGTTTGCGCAG ATTCGAATCACGAGGACATACAGGCTACCTTGTAAATAA